The proteins below are encoded in one region of SAR324 cluster bacterium:
- a CDS encoding cation:proton antiporter — translation MTMNLWQKLRTSLGVLFITLFVMATPVYAAGGGALIMSLGLLLGSAMLISMVLTRFNQPILLAFVVAGAVGGLVAGSEAAMAIANGPLIEGFAEIGIVLLLFMAGMSVNLREITNRSKLVLYNGIGQLVVVMVVMLLLAGGIINGIGTEGLFFVAICLSLSSTLVAQSALSYSGSEGSLHGQLAGGIMLLQDLVAVVAIVLLEGQMRDAGGITGMGMAFIKMLVLMAVLSSLSRYVLEKVFKFLSESPELMFVTALGYCMGVAAVCDTMGFSQEGGAFFAGVFLGIIPQKLEIEDKVNPLKTFGVILFFLTLGFRMVTLEPGAMGSAFSMAVVLAVIVLVIKPVAMLITGWATRLKGRPAFLLGGTINHCSEFSLIIALICRETGLFSDYVFALVTLTVLFSMFFAAISHLYLGTLYNMLRGSLRFIDKRSSNYELEGDFALENHVVVLSYNELAAEIAGHYAEKGEKVLMMDLDPEITEFFQKKEGSNIVPLYADMEDPDVWKQFAFEKAKVVVSCLVEGQEMELGIAAYLAEHAPDTPFIATTSSHDEALELYEAGVRYVIQTDFLASKSFRKVFEEEMGKSTKEAFLQKGKDHWDATRQIQEELGAIFKFV, via the coding sequence ATGACTATGAACCTTTGGCAAAAACTACGCACTTCCTTGGGAGTGCTCTTCATCACACTCTTCGTGATGGCCACGCCTGTCTACGCGGCAGGTGGTGGAGCCCTGATTATGTCCCTTGGCTTGCTGCTTGGTAGCGCAATGCTGATCTCGATGGTCCTGACTCGCTTCAATCAGCCAATTCTTCTCGCTTTTGTAGTGGCGGGTGCTGTGGGTGGATTGGTAGCTGGTAGTGAAGCAGCAATGGCAATCGCCAACGGCCCTCTGATCGAAGGCTTTGCTGAAATTGGTATCGTTCTACTACTCTTCATGGCGGGAATGAGTGTCAACCTGCGAGAGATCACGAACCGCAGCAAATTGGTACTCTACAACGGTATCGGCCAGTTGGTAGTTGTGATGGTCGTGATGCTATTATTGGCTGGGGGCATCATCAATGGTATTGGTACCGAAGGTCTCTTCTTCGTTGCTATTTGCCTCTCCCTATCATCAACTCTGGTGGCCCAGAGCGCCCTAAGCTACTCTGGCTCAGAAGGATCGCTGCACGGTCAGTTGGCTGGTGGAATCATGCTGCTGCAGGACTTGGTAGCTGTGGTTGCGATTGTCCTGCTGGAAGGCCAGATGCGTGATGCTGGTGGTATTACAGGCATGGGGATGGCGTTCATCAAGATGCTAGTTCTGATGGCAGTCTTATCTTCGCTATCCCGCTACGTTCTGGAGAAAGTTTTCAAATTCCTCAGTGAGTCACCGGAACTGATGTTTGTCACCGCGCTGGGCTACTGTATGGGGGTAGCAGCTGTGTGTGATACTATGGGCTTCTCCCAGGAAGGTGGTGCGTTCTTCGCCGGTGTCTTCCTCGGAATCATTCCGCAGAAACTGGAAATTGAGGATAAGGTCAATCCACTGAAAACCTTTGGGGTGATTCTCTTCTTCCTTACCTTGGGTTTCCGTATGGTCACACTGGAACCTGGAGCAATGGGTAGTGCCTTCAGCATGGCGGTTGTGCTTGCGGTCATCGTATTGGTTATCAAACCAGTTGCCATGTTGATCACAGGTTGGGCCACTCGTCTTAAGGGACGTCCCGCATTTTTACTGGGTGGTACAATCAATCACTGCTCGGAATTCTCCTTGATCATTGCATTGATCTGTCGTGAAACTGGTTTGTTCAGTGACTATGTCTTCGCGCTAGTTACCTTGACAGTTCTGTTCTCAATGTTCTTTGCAGCGATCAGTCATCTCTACCTAGGTACTCTCTACAACATGCTGCGTGGCTCATTGCGCTTCATTGACAAGCGAAGTTCCAACTACGAACTGGAAGGAGATTTTGCACTTGAAAATCATGTAGTGGTTCTCTCTTACAATGAGTTAGCTGCTGAGATCGCAGGGCACTACGCAGAGAAAGGTGAGAAGGTTCTGATGATGGACTTGGATCCAGAGATCACGGAGTTCTTCCAAAAAAAAGAGGGATCAAATATCGTCCCACTTTATGCAGATATGGAAGATCCAGATGTCTGGAAGCAGTTTGCTTTTGAGAAAGCGAAAGTTGTCGTCTCCTGCCTTGTTGAGGGACAGGAAATGGAGTTGGGCATTGCGGCTTACTTGGCTGAGCATGCTCCGGACACACCATTTATCGCAACTACTTCCTCTCACGATGAAGCACTGGAGCTTTACGAAGCAGGTGTACGCTACGTGATTCAGACGGATTTCCTCGCTTCGAAGAGCTTCCGCAAAGTCTTCGAGGAAGAGATGGGCAAGAGTACCAAGGAGGCCTTCCTGCAAAAGGGCAAGGATCACTGGGATGCTACCCGCCAGATCCAAGAAGAACTCGGAGCCATCTTCAAGTTCGTTTAA
- a CDS encoding NAD(P)H-binding protein, whose translation MSQAVVAIAGATGFVGTAICNSLLEQFTVRGLTRSAYKLSHPDRNDPVQWVHCNAYSASSVEQALQGTDYLIYLIHSMVPSSRLTQASFQDLDLLLADNFAQGAKAAGLKQILYVGGLMPDDEREEASQHLSSRYEVEQVLQASGLPVTALRCGVIVGPGGSSLRILINLVRRLPIMGLPTWTWSQTQPVAIQDVLKAVKLCLGEPGEYSGSFDIGGPDLMTYKDMMQITAEEMGKNRWMFPFPFVTLGISKRWVSTISNSSQALVSPLVDSLRHDLRAKSNRLQDQLVSSAVTFRESVAASMDEHGFPLQNPRQELRREDQQMIREQRRVRSVQRLPLPPGKDAHWALEEYVRWLPQFLKPFLRCDVLEDRRVLFCLRFLSTPLLDLRLCQGGDEHRTVLDIIGGLLADTRESPEGRLEFREVFDGKYVIAAIHDFCPSLPWYIYNTTQAVVHLFVMNAFERHLARMCEASLVVDTNAERSAE comes from the coding sequence ATGTCCCAGGCCGTGGTAGCGATTGCCGGTGCTACTGGCTTCGTCGGAACTGCAATCTGCAATAGTCTGCTTGAACAGTTCACTGTTCGAGGATTGACACGATCCGCCTATAAACTCTCTCATCCTGATCGGAATGATCCTGTGCAGTGGGTTCATTGTAATGCTTACTCGGCTTCCTCTGTCGAGCAGGCCCTGCAGGGCACGGATTACCTGATCTACTTGATTCACTCGATGGTACCCTCCTCTCGGCTGACTCAGGCATCCTTTCAGGACTTGGATCTGCTCTTAGCAGACAACTTTGCTCAGGGAGCCAAAGCTGCTGGACTGAAACAGATTCTCTATGTGGGGGGGTTGATGCCAGATGATGAGCGTGAAGAGGCATCACAGCATCTTTCCAGTCGCTATGAAGTCGAGCAGGTTTTGCAGGCGTCTGGATTACCAGTCACTGCATTGCGCTGTGGAGTGATCGTTGGGCCAGGAGGTTCTTCTTTGCGAATTCTGATCAATCTTGTTCGCAGATTACCCATAATGGGATTGCCAACCTGGACCTGGTCCCAAACCCAGCCAGTTGCGATTCAGGATGTGTTGAAGGCGGTCAAACTGTGTTTGGGGGAGCCAGGAGAGTACTCAGGGTCCTTCGATATTGGTGGCCCTGACTTGATGACCTACAAAGACATGATGCAGATCACTGCTGAAGAGATGGGAAAAAATCGTTGGATGTTCCCATTCCCCTTTGTGACTTTGGGGATCTCTAAGCGCTGGGTCTCTACTATCAGCAACAGTTCACAGGCGCTGGTCAGCCCACTAGTCGATAGTCTGCGCCATGATCTGCGAGCCAAATCGAATCGATTACAGGATCAGCTCGTCAGTTCTGCGGTAACATTTCGGGAATCGGTGGCTGCGTCAATGGACGAGCATGGCTTTCCGCTACAAAATCCACGTCAGGAATTGAGGCGAGAGGACCAGCAGATGATCCGTGAGCAGCGTCGAGTGCGCTCCGTTCAGCGACTGCCGTTACCTCCGGGTAAAGATGCCCATTGGGCTTTGGAGGAATATGTACGCTGGCTGCCTCAATTTCTTAAGCCGTTTCTACGCTGTGATGTTTTGGAGGATAGAAGGGTGCTCTTCTGTTTGCGGTTTCTCTCAACTCCACTACTGGACTTGCGTTTGTGTCAAGGTGGTGATGAGCATCGTACAGTGCTTGACATCATTGGAGGATTGCTTGCTGACACCCGAGAAAGTCCGGAAGGACGTCTAGAGTTTAGAGAGGTGTTTGATGGCAAGTATGTTATTGCCGCGATTCACGACTTTTGCCCAAGCCTGCCGTGGTACATCTACAACACAACACAAGCGGTCGTTCATCTGTTTGTGATGAATGCTTTTGAGCGACATCTGGCGAGAATGTGTGAGGCTTCACTAGTTGTTGATACCAACGCTGAGCGATCTGCAGAGTGA
- the hscA gene encoding Fe-S protein assembly chaperone HscA, whose protein sequence is MTERIIGIDLGTTNSLAATVFDQVGPEVITEPGQTPIIPSVLTMREGKWLVGQEALIRSLQNPTQTLHSIKRLMGRSLEEIPVEEQAQLPYQLRSGERGQVLVCLGEQAFTPQEISAEILKAVKYRAEAILGENLQKAVITVPAYFDDVQRQATRDAARLAGLEALRILNEPTAAAIAYGLDERKDGKIAVYDLGGGTFDISLLQLTGKIFKVIATNGDTRLGGDDFDQAIVGELMLRILQEFTDAELHSPLARQVLRQTAETIKISLSQSNEIEYAISIEDQSWSHQGSFTTIELQPLLAPVIQRTLQRCQQALDQAGWKVEELDEVVLVGGSTVVPEVRRQVQQFFGRAPQVAIDPYKVVALGAGIQGHLLAGGRRDFLLLDVIPLALGIETVGGTFSKLITANTTVPTEAKELYTTHADNQTAIEINIHQGERELVHDCRCLGRFKLRGIPAMKAGLPLVEVTFRVDANGILTVSALEKRSQTDASIEVIPFHGLTQQEIDDLLEASYDHAVEDFTARQLIEFRQTAERVLQGIEMHWTIAEKALAQTDCTAIRQQMEIVRQRMEGQDPQVLKSEMDRLGDLTRSLADTVMGQAVLSALQEKETTPV, encoded by the coding sequence ATGACAGAACGTATCATCGGCATTGACCTCGGCACGACCAACAGTCTTGCCGCAACCGTCTTCGATCAGGTGGGACCGGAGGTCATTACTGAACCTGGACAGACCCCGATCATTCCCTCTGTACTGACGATGCGTGAGGGAAAATGGCTTGTGGGCCAAGAGGCGCTGATCAGGAGTCTACAAAATCCTACGCAAACACTGCACTCGATCAAGCGCTTGATGGGGCGTAGCCTTGAGGAAATTCCTGTCGAAGAACAGGCTCAACTTCCCTACCAACTACGATCTGGTGAACGTGGGCAAGTTCTGGTCTGTTTAGGCGAACAGGCTTTCACACCACAAGAAATTTCTGCTGAGATTCTCAAGGCAGTTAAGTATCGAGCAGAAGCAATCCTTGGTGAGAATTTACAGAAAGCGGTAATCACCGTTCCAGCCTACTTCGACGATGTTCAACGACAAGCTACTAGAGATGCAGCTCGCCTTGCCGGACTGGAAGCTTTGCGGATTCTCAATGAACCTACTGCGGCAGCGATTGCCTATGGCTTGGATGAGCGTAAGGATGGGAAAATTGCCGTCTATGATCTGGGTGGTGGCACCTTTGACATCTCACTCCTCCAGTTGACCGGAAAAATCTTCAAAGTGATTGCTACCAATGGCGATACTCGTCTGGGAGGAGACGATTTCGACCAAGCTATCGTTGGTGAACTTATGCTTCGGATTCTGCAGGAATTTACTGATGCAGAGCTTCACTCTCCCTTGGCTCGCCAGGTTTTACGACAAACTGCGGAGACAATCAAAATTAGCCTCAGCCAGAGTAATGAAATAGAGTATGCTATTTCAATTGAAGACCAATCCTGGTCTCATCAGGGTTCATTCACAACGATTGAGCTTCAACCACTCTTGGCACCAGTGATCCAACGAACACTACAACGCTGTCAGCAAGCTTTGGATCAGGCAGGATGGAAGGTCGAAGAGCTAGATGAGGTGGTTTTGGTCGGTGGTTCCACAGTCGTCCCAGAAGTACGTCGGCAAGTGCAACAGTTTTTTGGCCGAGCCCCACAAGTGGCAATTGACCCCTACAAGGTGGTTGCACTGGGAGCAGGAATTCAGGGGCACTTACTCGCAGGCGGGAGAAGAGACTTCCTACTGCTGGATGTGATTCCTCTGGCGTTGGGCATCGAAACGGTTGGAGGGACCTTCAGCAAATTGATCACAGCTAACACCACCGTGCCAACGGAGGCTAAGGAACTCTACACGACCCACGCTGACAACCAGACTGCCATTGAGATCAACATCCATCAGGGTGAACGAGAGCTAGTTCATGATTGTCGTTGTCTCGGGCGCTTCAAATTGAGAGGCATTCCTGCAATGAAAGCAGGTCTACCTTTGGTTGAAGTAACTTTCCGGGTAGACGCCAACGGAATCCTAACCGTTTCTGCCCTGGAAAAACGTAGCCAGACTGATGCCTCTATTGAAGTGATTCCTTTCCATGGGCTCACCCAGCAAGAGATCGATGACTTACTGGAAGCATCTTATGACCATGCGGTTGAGGACTTTACTGCCCGTCAGTTGATCGAATTTCGCCAAACTGCAGAGCGGGTTCTACAGGGTATCGAGATGCACTGGACTATTGCGGAAAAAGCACTGGCTCAGACAGACTGCACTGCAATTCGCCAGCAAATGGAGATTGTACGCCAGCGGATGGAAGGACAAGATCCTCAGGTACTTAAATCAGAAATGGATCGACTTGGAGATTTGACTCGATCCCTGGCAGATACAGTGATGGGACAGGCTGTTCTTTCAGCCTTGCAGGAAAAAGAAACAACTCCTGTCTGA
- a CDS encoding cation:proton antiporter translates to MLERGFTRTLAALVMIALPAVTWAAGSGESSGPGSLVVPLGMMLLGATVLAILLSYVKQSSLLAFIGVGAIGGFYAKSIGAGDELISRELMSAFIDIGIILLLFMAGMEVDIKGMIKRWQLVLINGAGQISLLLIVSMGLGVAYIGIGADTFGDGWFATLIYFGLCLTLSSTILVIGTLKKTGQMETLHGQIALGLMVLQDVVAVVALAILLSLDPSREGGGSLGLEVAMIFLKMAILIVILYFFTKYVLNAMFKYLARSSELLFIGALGYGMGVGGLCEVVSFSSGIGAFFAGATLAALPYRHEIEDKVEPLKAFGVILFFIALGFDLPFLDGAAIVSGLSTGVVLTLYLVILTIPLMLFLGYVSKMKGRAAFMIGAIINQSSEFSLMLAVLCRQFGIFNDELFIIVTLVVLLTFFLSSLGHQFLDPMYQAARSRLLFMDKRSMEEEEEHEELEMEDHVVILSFNELSMEIADFYSQNNQKVLLLDLDPDITDYFKKNHSNSNIVAKYADMQDPDVWEHFAFEKAHIVISCLDEGQEAEIGICHYLHEKSDHVPFLAATSSHEEALELYEAGVRYAIQTEYLASKSFRDIFAQEMAKDPKDAFRDLGKEHFEQTKQIQEGMGNIFSLV, encoded by the coding sequence ATGCTGGAAAGAGGATTCACGCGGACCCTGGCCGCCCTTGTGATGATTGCCTTACCGGCAGTCACCTGGGCTGCTGGCAGTGGAGAAAGCTCCGGGCCGGGCAGCCTGGTAGTACCTCTAGGAATGATGCTCTTGGGAGCAACCGTACTCGCCATTCTGCTGAGCTATGTCAAGCAGTCAAGCCTACTCGCCTTCATTGGTGTAGGTGCCATCGGTGGATTTTATGCCAAGTCTATTGGTGCTGGAGATGAATTGATCTCCAGGGAACTGATGAGCGCCTTCATCGATATTGGGATCATCCTGCTGCTCTTCATGGCTGGAATGGAGGTTGACATCAAAGGCATGATCAAGCGTTGGCAATTGGTACTGATCAATGGTGCTGGCCAGATCTCCCTTCTACTAATCGTCAGTATGGGACTGGGTGTCGCTTATATTGGGATTGGTGCGGACACCTTCGGTGATGGTTGGTTTGCCACTCTCATCTACTTTGGCCTCTGTTTGACTCTCTCTTCGACCATTCTCGTAATTGGTACGCTGAAGAAAACAGGGCAGATGGAAACTCTGCATGGCCAAATCGCGTTAGGACTGATGGTGCTCCAGGATGTTGTAGCAGTTGTCGCCTTGGCAATTCTGCTGAGCCTAGATCCGAGCCGTGAAGGTGGGGGTTCTTTGGGCCTTGAAGTTGCCATGATTTTCTTAAAGATGGCGATCCTAATTGTCATTCTGTACTTCTTCACCAAGTACGTCCTCAATGCGATGTTCAAGTACTTGGCTCGCTCTTCAGAATTGCTCTTTATTGGAGCCCTCGGCTACGGCATGGGTGTTGGTGGACTTTGTGAGGTTGTTAGCTTCTCTTCTGGAATCGGCGCCTTCTTCGCTGGAGCCACACTGGCAGCGCTACCCTACCGCCACGAGATTGAGGACAAGGTGGAACCTTTAAAGGCATTCGGGGTTATTCTGTTCTTCATCGCCCTCGGCTTTGACCTGCCTTTCCTTGATGGTGCAGCCATCGTTAGCGGGCTCTCTACTGGTGTTGTGTTGACCCTATATCTGGTGATCCTGACGATTCCACTGATGCTGTTCCTGGGTTATGTTTCGAAAATGAAAGGAAGAGCAGCGTTCATGATTGGAGCTATTATTAATCAAAGCTCTGAATTTTCCTTGATGCTTGCTGTCCTTTGTCGACAGTTCGGTATTTTCAATGATGAACTGTTTATCATTGTCACACTAGTAGTATTGCTGACCTTCTTCCTCTCCTCACTTGGACACCAGTTCTTGGATCCAATGTATCAGGCCGCCCGTAGTCGCTTACTCTTCATGGATAAGCGAAGTATGGAAGAAGAAGAGGAACATGAAGAATTGGAGATGGAAGACCATGTTGTCATTCTCTCCTTCAATGAACTCTCGATGGAGATTGCTGACTTCTACAGTCAAAATAATCAGAAGGTTCTGCTACTGGATCTTGATCCGGACATTACCGACTACTTCAAGAAAAACCACTCTAACTCCAATATTGTAGCCAAGTACGCAGACATGCAGGATCCTGATGTTTGGGAGCACTTCGCCTTCGAAAAAGCTCACATTGTCATTTCCTGTCTGGACGAGGGGCAAGAAGCTGAGATCGGCATTTGCCATTACCTGCATGAGAAAAGTGACCATGTGCCCTTCCTGGCAGCGACTAGCTCACACGAAGAAGCACTGGAGTTGTATGAGGCAGGTGTCCGCTACGCAATCCAGACTGAATACCTGGCTTCGAAAAGCTTCCGAGACATCTTTGCTCAGGAAATGGCTAAAGATCCGAAAGACGCCTTCCGAGATCTTGGGAAGGAACATTTCGAACAAACCAAGCAGATCCAAGAAGGCATGGGCAATATCTTCAGTTTGGTCTGA
- the iscU gene encoding Fe-S cluster assembly scaffold IscU codes for MAYSEKVIDHYNDPRNVGSFMKSDNQVGTGLVGAPECGDVMKLQIKVENEKIVDAKFKTFGCGSAIASSSLATEWVKGKTLDEALAIQNTEIVEELSLPPVKIHCSVLAEDAIKAAIQDYRKRQENSSESSASA; via the coding sequence ATGGCATACAGTGAAAAAGTAATTGACCACTACAATGATCCACGCAACGTAGGTAGTTTCATGAAGAGTGATAACCAAGTTGGTACTGGGCTAGTCGGAGCACCTGAGTGTGGAGATGTGATGAAACTGCAGATCAAGGTGGAAAACGAAAAGATTGTCGATGCGAAATTCAAGACCTTCGGCTGCGGTTCTGCAATTGCCAGCTCTAGCCTGGCTACTGAATGGGTCAAAGGCAAAACATTGGATGAAGCACTAGCGATTCAGAACACCGAGATCGTGGAAGAACTTTCCCTACCTCCCGTCAAAATCCACTGTTCTGTACTGGCCGAAGATGCCATCAAGGCCGCTATTCAGGATTATCGAAAGCGACAAGAGAACTCCTCAGAATCTTCTGCTTCTGCCTGA
- a CDS encoding Rrf2 family transcriptional regulator has product MLRLSKKVDYAIILLSHLGEASGPISAQEVSSHYHLPQPMIANILKQLAASQLVESTRGVQGGYVLQRQADQISLAEIVRVIDGPFNFVECAHKASECRVSATCPTQTPLQALHGRLYEFMESVTLENLIQHHELQPV; this is encoded by the coding sequence ATGCTTCGACTCTCGAAAAAAGTAGATTACGCCATCATTCTGCTAAGCCACCTAGGCGAGGCCTCTGGGCCGATTAGCGCTCAAGAGGTGTCTTCTCACTATCACCTACCGCAACCAATGATTGCTAATATATTGAAGCAGTTAGCAGCATCACAATTGGTAGAAAGTACACGTGGAGTACAAGGCGGCTACGTGCTACAGCGTCAAGCTGACCAAATTTCCCTCGCAGAAATTGTTAGGGTTATTGATGGCCCCTTCAACTTTGTCGAGTGTGCTCACAAAGCCTCAGAATGTCGAGTCTCCGCTACCTGTCCAACCCAGACTCCCTTGCAAGCGCTGCATGGTCGCTTGTATGAGTTTATGGAGTCAGTCACCTTAGAAAACTTGATCCAGCATCATGAATTGCAACCTGTTTGA
- the hscB gene encoding Fe-S protein assembly co-chaperone HscB — protein sequence MQSALWCGACQQLQSSGLQADYFSVFGLPPRYDVDLKSLEQIYHELAAELHPDFFAVAPAAEHRLSEGLSARLNQAWQTLQDSTARAQYIMGVWKSKTPTHERDLPTGFLQEMFALQEELEELLEAKDQQALATKHADFLQRLNDLQHNYQQQLIELKGNTPDTTFCKQIQQQLNAERYLLRLLERCSSTSSETDL from the coding sequence TTGCAGAGTGCGCTCTGGTGTGGTGCCTGTCAGCAGCTACAGTCCAGCGGGTTACAGGCTGATTATTTTTCGGTTTTCGGTCTACCACCGCGCTATGATGTGGACTTAAAATCTTTGGAACAGATTTACCACGAGCTTGCTGCCGAGTTGCACCCTGATTTCTTCGCGGTGGCACCAGCTGCCGAGCACCGACTCAGTGAGGGCTTATCTGCTCGGCTCAATCAGGCATGGCAGACCTTACAAGACTCAACAGCACGCGCCCAGTACATCATGGGGGTCTGGAAATCAAAGACACCCACTCATGAGCGCGACCTCCCGACTGGATTTTTGCAGGAGATGTTTGCGTTGCAAGAAGAACTAGAGGAATTGCTGGAAGCCAAAGATCAGCAAGCACTGGCAACGAAACATGCAGATTTTCTGCAGCGCCTGAATGACCTGCAACATAACTATCAACAGCAACTGATAGAACTGAAAGGAAATACACCTGACACCACGTTCTGCAAACAAATCCAGCAACAACTGAATGCTGAGCGTTACCTACTACGACTGCTGGAACGCTGTTCATCCACATCCTCAGAAACGGATCTATGA
- a CDS encoding IscS subfamily cysteine desulfurase, whose protein sequence is MKFPIYLDYNATAPTDPHVVEAMMPYFTQTYGNAASRNHQFGWEAEQAVEKARDLLGETIGGGGREIVLTSGATESNNLAILGVADFYSEKGRHIITSPIEHKAVIDPCQALEQRGYDVTFLDVDDDGCISLEQLEKSIRPDTILVSLMAGNNEIGTLNPLEEIGKITRKHGVLFHTDATQAVGKIPLNVEQMNIDLLSFTAHKMYGPKGVGALYVRRKRPRVRLSPIMFGGGHERGMRSGTLNVPGIVGFAKALELCRDEMESEAERQTALRERLHQRLQAELDHIKLNGHPTQRLPNNLNVSFGYVEGESLIMGISDIAVSSGSACTSASLEPSYVLRALGVGDDLAHSSIRFGVGRFTTEEEIDYTADKMIFAVKRLRDMSPLYEMVQEGIDLSTVNWTPH, encoded by the coding sequence ATGAAATTCCCCATCTATCTTGATTACAATGCTACCGCTCCTACTGATCCACATGTAGTAGAAGCCATGATGCCATATTTCACTCAAACGTATGGCAACGCAGCGAGCCGGAATCATCAATTCGGCTGGGAAGCTGAACAAGCAGTAGAGAAAGCGCGTGATCTGCTTGGTGAAACCATTGGAGGTGGCGGGCGAGAGATTGTTCTTACCAGCGGCGCAACGGAGTCCAACAATCTGGCTATTCTAGGTGTAGCAGATTTCTACAGTGAGAAAGGCCGACACATCATCACCAGTCCTATTGAACACAAGGCCGTGATTGACCCCTGCCAAGCGTTGGAACAGCGTGGTTATGATGTGACCTTTCTAGATGTCGATGATGATGGCTGTATTTCTCTAGAGCAACTAGAAAAGTCGATTCGTCCCGATACGATTTTGGTGTCCTTGATGGCCGGCAATAACGAAATTGGCACACTCAACCCTTTGGAAGAAATTGGCAAGATCACTAGAAAGCATGGAGTACTCTTTCACACAGATGCTACCCAGGCGGTTGGGAAGATTCCATTAAACGTCGAGCAGATGAATATCGACCTGCTTTCCTTCACCGCACATAAGATGTACGGTCCCAAGGGTGTGGGTGCACTCTATGTTCGCCGCAAGAGACCAAGAGTGCGCTTGTCTCCTATCATGTTCGGTGGTGGACATGAGCGCGGGATGCGCTCTGGCACTCTGAACGTACCTGGTATTGTTGGTTTTGCCAAAGCACTCGAACTCTGCCGTGATGAAATGGAATCTGAAGCAGAACGACAGACCGCCCTGCGTGAGCGTTTACATCAGCGACTGCAAGCCGAGCTGGATCACATCAAGCTCAATGGCCACCCAACCCAACGACTGCCCAACAATCTCAACGTCAGTTTTGGCTACGTTGAGGGTGAGAGCCTAATCATGGGAATCAGCGATATTGCAGTTTCTTCCGGCTCAGCTTGTACCTCTGCTAGCCTTGAACCTTCCTATGTGCTCAGAGCGCTTGGTGTGGGAGATGACCTAGCACACTCTTCCATTCGCTTTGGGGTGGGCCGCTTCACCACCGAAGAAGAGATCGACTACACAGCGGACAAAATGATCTTCGCTGTCAAGCGGCTACGAGACATGTCCCCACTTTATGAAATGGTTCAGGAAGGTATTGACCTCTCGACCGTCAACTGGACACCACATTGA
- a CDS encoding KpsF/GutQ family sugar-phosphate isomerase, whose protein sequence is MTNSKIETSQNILNSARGFLRIEQDGLRALEAQLDEHFVTAVEWLLACRGKVVVTGMGKSGHIGRKLSATLSSTGTPSLFLHPGEGVHGDLGVVARQDVVILLSNSGTTEEMLQLLPSLRSIGCQTVSITRDPSSPLATQVALHISCQVPKEACPLSLAPTTSTTALLALGDTLALCVMERRRFTPEQFALYHPQGALGRRLLTRVEDVMLPKDRLPLAAPDLSLRQGVVELAHKRLGLLIIVDEDQNLLGVFSNGDLSRLLEDPTHDPNVDWPRPIADWMRTDPLTVDHDSMALAAKELMQENSVLTLVVTDLDNRVCGAVQLYDILRVGI, encoded by the coding sequence ATGACAAACAGTAAGATAGAAACATCCCAAAATATACTCAATTCAGCACGGGGTTTTCTTAGAATTGAGCAGGATGGACTGAGAGCTCTGGAAGCCCAGTTGGATGAGCATTTTGTTACAGCAGTGGAGTGGTTGCTGGCCTGTCGAGGGAAGGTCGTCGTCACCGGTATGGGCAAAAGTGGACATATCGGAAGGAAGTTGTCTGCTACCTTATCAAGTACAGGAACGCCTTCTCTGTTCTTACACCCTGGTGAGGGAGTTCATGGAGATCTGGGGGTAGTTGCTCGTCAAGATGTGGTAATTCTGCTGAGCAACAGTGGCACGACCGAGGAGATGCTTCAGCTACTTCCTTCCTTGCGGTCGATTGGTTGTCAAACAGTTTCAATTACTCGCGATCCGAGCTCACCATTGGCAACGCAGGTGGCTTTGCACATCAGCTGTCAGGTACCGAAAGAGGCTTGCCCCTTGTCCCTGGCCCCAACTACTAGCACAACGGCGCTGCTGGCCCTAGGAGATACCCTTGCACTGTGTGTGATGGAGCGGAGGCGATTCACACCAGAACAATTCGCACTCTATCACCCACAGGGTGCGCTGGGTCGTCGTCTGCTGACTCGAGTAGAGGACGTCATGCTTCCCAAGGATCGCCTACCTTTGGCGGCTCCAGATCTCTCCTTACGTCAGGGAGTGGTTGAATTGGCCCACAAGCGTTTGGGGTTATTGATCATTGTTGATGAAGACCAAAATTTGTTGGGAGTCTTCAGCAATGGAGACCTCTCGCGATTACTGGAAGATCCGACACACGATCCAAATGTAGATTGGCCCCGGCCTATTGCTGACTGGATGCGCACAGATCCTCTGACAGTTGACCACGATAGCATGGCCTTGGCCGCCAAGGAGTTGATGCAGGAAAACTCAGTTTTGACGCTAGTGGTCACCGATTTGGACAACCGTGTTTGTGGTGCTGTACAACTCTACGATATTCTCCGTGTGGGCATCTGA